The genomic window CATAAATATTAAAAAGGAAATGGAAAAGACCATCATCATAAACATAGGGAACACGATTATTCATATTGAAGAAAGTGCTTACGAACTCTTAAAGGCCTACCTGAACGAAGTAAAACAATATTTTGCCAACCATGCAGATGACCTTGAAATTGTAACGGATATCGAAAACCGCATTGCCGAACTGTTAACCGAGCAATTGGAAGAGCAGAAAAAACAAGTGGTAGATTCTGCCAACGTAAATTCGGTGATTGCGCAAATGGGCAAGGTGCAGGATTTTGACACGGTAGAAGAAGGTGAAGAAGAGCCTGTAATCAATAACAACTATCAATACCAATACACGGAGAAAAAACTGTACCGCGACATGGACGACCGCGTGGTAGCGGGTGTTTGTGCAGGTATTGCCCATTATGTAAACGCAGATCCTAAATGGATTAGGTTGGCTACATTACTGATCAGTATTGCCGGTGGATTTGGAATACTGGTATATGCCATACTTTGGATCATCATGCCAAAAGCCAAATCGCGTATCGAAAGGATGGAAATGAAAGGCGAACCTGCAAATCTTCAGGGTTTCCAAAAGAATTTAGATGAAGAGCTACAGGCGGTTAAGGAACGTTT from Flavobacterium sp. W4I14 includes these protein-coding regions:
- a CDS encoding phage shock protein PspC (stress-responsive transcriptional regulator) (product_source=COG1983; cath_funfam=2.40.50.140; cog=COG1983; pfam=PF04024; superfamily=47781,90123; transmembrane_helix_parts=Outside_1_139,TMhelix_140_162,Inside_163_242,TMhelix_243_265,Outside_266_284,TMhelix_285_307,Inside_308_319,TMhelix_320_342,Outside_343_356), with protein sequence MEKTIIINIGNTIIHIEESAYELLKAYLNEVKQYFANHADDLEIVTDIENRIAELLTEQLEEQKKQVVDSANVNSVIAQMGKVQDFDTVEEGEEEPVINNNYQYQYTEKKLYRDMDDRVVAGVCAGIAHYVNADPKWIRLATLLISIAGGFGILVYAILWIIMPKAKSRIERMEMKGEPANLQGFQKNLDEELQAVKERLGEVNKHAQPIFARLGNFIGEFFEWLGRFISGTGKVIFKVIAGFIVVFGVLFLIALIIGTAAFQGFWDASIYEYFPFSIINEGNRGAILFGAFIVCFVPILALVLFSIRVAFNKQAINKTLSFALLIIWLAGVAITGYQAAKISSEFKQHAELTQTN